One segment of Massilia sp. Se16.2.3 DNA contains the following:
- the pstS gene encoding phosphate ABC transporter substrate-binding protein PstS, protein MKTKHMFKTMIAGAAAAFAMTSSFAADVTGAGATFPYPIYAKWAESYKAATGTGMNYQSVGSGAGIKQIKAKTVDFGASDMPLKAAELDEAGLMQFPAIMGGVVAVVNVEGVAPGQLKMTGPVLADIYLGKITKWNAPEIAALNPGVKLPGDDITVVHRADSSGTSFLFTDYLSKTNPEFQSKIGAGTAVKWATGVGGKGNEGVAANVQRIKGSIGYVEWAYARKNKLAHTQLKNRDGQFLQPDDEHFKAAAASAEWTKTPGFAVVLTDQPGKASWPITGVSYILMHKSQEDAAKGREVVKFFEYAFRNGAAAAAELDYVPLPASVIKLVQGVWKVQLKDASGAAIY, encoded by the coding sequence ATGAAAACCAAGCACATGTTCAAGACGATGATTGCCGGCGCCGCCGCTGCCTTTGCGATGACTTCCTCGTTCGCCGCGGACGTCACCGGCGCGGGCGCGACCTTCCCGTATCCGATCTATGCGAAATGGGCGGAGAGCTACAAGGCCGCCACCGGCACCGGCATGAACTACCAGTCGGTCGGCTCGGGCGCGGGCATCAAGCAGATCAAGGCGAAGACGGTCGACTTCGGCGCCTCGGACATGCCCCTGAAAGCGGCCGAACTGGACGAAGCGGGCCTGATGCAGTTCCCGGCCATCATGGGCGGCGTCGTCGCCGTCGTGAATGTCGAAGGCGTGGCACCTGGCCAGCTGAAGATGACCGGCCCGGTGCTGGCCGACATCTACCTCGGCAAGATCACCAAGTGGAACGCGCCGGAAATCGCCGCCCTGAACCCGGGCGTGAAACTCCCTGGCGACGACATCACCGTCGTCCACCGCGCCGACAGCTCGGGCACCTCCTTCCTCTTCACCGACTACCTGTCGAAGACGAATCCCGAATTCCAGAGCAAGATCGGCGCCGGCACCGCCGTGAAGTGGGCGACGGGCGTGGGCGGCAAGGGCAACGAGGGCGTCGCCGCCAATGTCCAGCGCATCAAGGGTTCGATCGGCTACGTCGAATGGGCCTACGCCAGGAAGAACAAGCTGGCGCACACCCAGTTGAAGAACCGTGACGGCCAGTTCCTGCAGCCCGACGACGAGCACTTCAAGGCCGCCGCCGCCAGCGCCGAATGGACCAAGACCCCCGGCTTCGCCGTCGTGCTGACCGACCAGCCGGGCAAGGCCAGCTGGCCGATCACGGGCGTGTCCTACATCCTGATGCACAAGTCCCAGGAAGATGCCGCCAAGGGCAGGGAAGTCGTGAAGTTCTTCGAATACGCCTTCAGGAACGGCGCCGCCGCAGCGGCCGAGCTGGACTACGTGCCGCTGCCGGCATCGGTCATCAAGCTGGTGCAGGGCGTGTGGAAAGTGCAGTTGAAGGACGCGTCGGGCGCGGCAATTTACTGA
- the ggt gene encoding gamma-glutamyltransferase encodes MDFEQAVASGASVGVPGTVRGWHEALSRYGSMDFKQVLAPAIDVASKGFVVTDHFSSMTALNEKKFAQFTTSAALYLGPDGKAVKPGTLLRNPGMARAYREIAAHGQKAFYEGPLARAIVDTVNKPPVAAGLRVRSGGMTLADLANYEARIRQPVKSTYRGYDIYGMPLPSSGGVAVAEALNILEGYDLKAMPRAQAEHLYLEASRLAFADRNAYLADPEFVDAPVPGLLTKDFAAQRRKLIDMQRAAGVVAAGDPYGYQQDPSVPLRPQTRPLQRESAHTTHFTVSDKEGNVVSYTFTIESWGGSGIVVPGYGFLLNNELTDFDFSGPHPNVPEAGKRPRSSMAPTIALKDGKPAFTIGSPGGSTIITTVLQTIVNYLDLGMPMDAALNAPRLSQRNSAVTSVEPGFAGTAQAKALEAFGHKWEEPAEEIGAANAIVFNPDGTVTAVSEGRRHGVGTALVQKRGH; translated from the coding sequence ATCGACTTCGAACAAGCGGTCGCCAGCGGCGCCTCGGTCGGCGTACCGGGCACCGTGCGCGGCTGGCACGAGGCGCTGTCGCGCTATGGCAGCATGGATTTCAAGCAGGTGCTGGCGCCGGCCATCGACGTGGCATCGAAGGGTTTCGTCGTTACCGACCATTTTTCCAGCATGACGGCGCTGAACGAGAAAAAATTCGCCCAGTTCACGACGAGCGCCGCGCTCTACCTCGGCCCTGACGGCAAGGCGGTCAAGCCCGGCACGCTGCTGCGCAACCCCGGCATGGCCAGGGCCTACCGCGAGATCGCCGCCCACGGCCAGAAAGCCTTCTATGAAGGCCCGCTGGCGCGCGCCATCGTCGACACCGTCAACAAGCCACCCGTCGCAGCGGGCCTGCGCGTGCGCAGCGGCGGCATGACGCTGGCGGACCTGGCCAACTACGAAGCCCGCATCCGCCAGCCGGTCAAGAGCACTTACCGCGGCTACGATATCTACGGCATGCCCCTGCCGAGCAGCGGCGGCGTGGCCGTGGCCGAAGCACTGAACATCCTCGAAGGCTACGACCTGAAAGCGATGCCGCGCGCCCAGGCCGAACACCTGTACCTGGAAGCGAGCCGGCTTGCCTTCGCCGACCGCAATGCCTACCTGGCCGACCCCGAGTTCGTCGATGCGCCGGTGCCTGGGCTGCTGACGAAAGACTTCGCCGCCCAGCGCCGCAAGCTGATCGACATGCAGCGCGCGGCCGGCGTGGTGGCGGCGGGCGACCCGTACGGCTACCAACAGGATCCGAGCGTGCCGCTGCGTCCGCAAACGCGCCCGCTGCAGCGCGAGAGTGCGCACACGACCCACTTCACAGTGTCGGACAAGGAAGGCAACGTGGTGTCGTACACCTTTACCATCGAGTCCTGGGGCGGCAGCGGCATCGTCGTGCCGGGCTACGGTTTCCTGCTCAATAACGAGCTGACCGACTTCGATTTTTCAGGCCCGCACCCGAACGTGCCGGAAGCGGGCAAGCGTCCGCGCTCGAGCATGGCGCCGACCATCGCCCTGAAAGACGGCAAGCCCGCCTTCACCATCGGCAGTCCGGGTGGGTCGACCATCATCACCACCGTCCTCCAGACCATCGTCAATTACCTCGACCTCGGCATGCCGATGGACGCGGCGCTGAACGCCCCGCGCCTCTCGCAGAGAAATAGCGCCGTCACCTCGGTCGAACCGGGCTTCGCCGGCACGGCGCAGGCGAAGGCGCTGGAAGCCTTCGGCCACAAGTGGGAAGAGCCGGCCGAGGAAATCGGCGCGGCGAACGCCATCGTGTTCAATCCGGATGGCACCGTGACGGCGGTCAGCGAAGGCCGCCGTCACGGGGTAGGCACGGCGCTGGTGCAGAAGCGCGGCCATTGA
- a CDS encoding ABC transporter ATP-binding protein — MNTPIVQLSSISKQFGTTPILASLDWQVMPGQVIGLLGRNGAGKSTLLECLLGLRETDGGSVRIFGEDVRKLSDASRARIGYVPQKSDLFDWLTPRQMLDYFKALYPRWNDAKVDALLARWGFDQRMQNKAISKLSGGEQQRLSIIRALGPDPDLLVLDEPVSALDPIGRRDFLRELIDGVIEHGTTVVFSTHILSDLERVALDIAFLKDGTITLQGQLDELLEGARRVTGPGAILDGVKLAGELRRQRSRDGTVSVVTHGGAVLGAVGQQAGVRVEPLSLEDLFIEVTQ; from the coding sequence ATGAATACACCGATCGTCCAGCTGTCTTCGATCAGCAAGCAATTCGGCACTACCCCCATCCTCGCCAGCCTTGACTGGCAAGTGATGCCGGGCCAGGTCATCGGCCTGCTGGGGCGTAACGGCGCCGGCAAGTCGACCCTGCTCGAATGCCTGCTCGGCCTGCGCGAAACGGATGGCGGCAGCGTGCGCATCTTCGGCGAGGACGTGCGCAAGCTGTCCGACGCGAGCCGTGCCCGCATCGGCTACGTGCCGCAAAAGTCCGACCTGTTCGACTGGCTGACGCCGCGCCAGATGCTCGACTATTTCAAGGCCCTGTACCCGCGCTGGAACGATGCCAAGGTCGATGCGCTGCTGGCCCGCTGGGGCTTCGACCAGCGCATGCAGAACAAGGCGATCAGCAAGCTGTCGGGCGGCGAGCAGCAGCGCCTGTCGATCATCCGTGCGCTCGGCCCCGACCCGGATTTGCTGGTGCTCGACGAACCGGTATCGGCGCTCGACCCGATCGGCCGTCGCGACTTCCTGCGCGAACTGATCGACGGCGTGATCGAGCACGGCACCACGGTCGTGTTCTCGACCCACATCCTGTCGGACCTGGAGCGGGTGGCGCTGGACATCGCCTTCCTGAAGGACGGTACCATCACCCTGCAGGGCCAGCTCGACGAATTGCTGGAGGGCGCACGCCGCGTCACCGGCCCCGGTGCGATCCTCGACGGCGTGAAACTGGCCGGCGAATTGCGCCGCCAGCGTAGCCGTGACGGCACCGTCAGCGTGGTCACCCATGGCGGCGCCGTGCTCGGTGCGGTGGGCCAGCAGGCCGGCGTGCGCGTCGAGCCATTGAGCCTGGAAGACCTGTTCATCGAGGTGACGCAATGA
- a CDS encoding GntR family transcriptional regulator, which produces MTSHTAQLFSITTGSSEPIYRQLVEQVRRMVAAGQMAPGDAMPSVREVAQSLALNPMTVSKAYSLLEMEGLLARRRGMGMVVADRVQTRQSAFERAELLRPTLERAAMEARQLELDPDTVLSLFTQILKEQA; this is translated from the coding sequence ATGACCTCCCACACCGCCCAGCTGTTTTCCATCACCACCGGCTCCTCCGAGCCGATCTATCGCCAGCTTGTCGAGCAGGTGCGGCGCATGGTGGCCGCCGGCCAGATGGCGCCCGGCGATGCCATGCCCTCGGTACGCGAAGTGGCGCAGTCGCTTGCGCTGAACCCGATGACCGTCTCCAAAGCCTACAGCCTGCTCGAAATGGAAGGCCTGCTGGCGCGCCGGCGCGGCATGGGCATGGTCGTCGCCGACCGCGTGCAGACAAGGCAAAGCGCCTTTGAACGCGCCGAACTGCTCAGACCCACATTAGAACGCGCCGCCATGGAAGCGCGTCAGCTCGAACTCGATCCAGACACCGTCCTCTCCCTCTTCACCCAGATCCTGAAGGAACAAGCATGA